TTCTCCCCGAACACTGAAAACACTTCTGACTGATCGTCCCAGCCATTTCACCATCGGAATATTTGTGGGCACCTTTACCTATACCTTAATCGTGCTCCTTTCACTTCGTGCGGTTTCAATAACTCCCCAGGATACTACTGTGGTTGCCGGACTCTCTATGACCGGCGCATTCGTTTTAGCTGTTTTGAGTCTTGGAACGTTTGCGATTTACAGTAACCATATTCTCCATTCTGTGAGAATTACATCACTTATTTCCAGGGTAGCAACAATAACCCGGGACCATATAAACCGATACTACCCCCACGAGTATAACTATACCGAATCTGCTGAAAAAACAACTAAGTGGAGGCCACCGGTGACTCCTGTGAAAACTGTTCATAGCCCTGCACCTGGAGTTTTCACCGATTTAAAAGAGGATAGGCTCCTTGAGCTTGCGTCGGATGCTGACTGCACACTTGTGATAGTACCCCCTCTTGGGGCATATGTACCCGGGGGGGCACCTATTATCAGGGTGTATGGAGAAGGCGATCTGCCCGAAAATCTCCAACAGCATATAACCCTTGAAACAGAGCGATCCTTTTCCAGAGATATTTCCTACGGAATACGGCAGCTGGTAGATATCGCAATACGGGCACTCTCAACGGGAATAAATGATCCCAGTACCGCAGTCGATGCAATCGATCATCTGCATGATCTGCTACGGATCATAGCCCGCAGAGAACTGCCGGGGGATGAGTATGTGGACTCTGAAGGAAAGGTAAGACTCATTGTAAGAACTATCGCATGGGAGGATACGGTTCGTTTGGCACTGGATGAGATACGTTTGTATGGAAAAACTTCGCTTCATGTTGTACGTCGCCTTCAGGCAATGCTTGATGATCTTATCGAAGTTTGTCCCCAGCCACGACTCAGTGCTCTTATTCGACAACGGGATCTTTTGAACTCCTCTATTGCGCAGGAATTAAAGAGTGATTAAAGCTGCTCTACATCTCAACGCTTTTAAGTGTGTCCTCAGTGAGGGTGGCGAGGTTTTTGTTCTTGTTCCATGAAGAAAACATCCTGCCTTTTCAGCGCAGAAGTAACTCCCAGTTTGACGAGCTGAGTCGACGTCGAACGTCAGGGCTCTTTCTCCTTCAAGAAAGTGCGACACTTAAGCAAGTGTCAAAACTCTTGTCCAAAATAGGATAAAATAAACGAGGGTTTAGGGTAAACGCTCCGCAATTACCCTGAATAATGTCTTAATCTCAACTAATTGATCTCTTGACTTTCTAAACGCGAAGCGTTTACCTCTGCGCTCTTTGCGTTCTCTGCGTTTTAAAATCCCCTTTTTCAACCCTTCCGACCTTTGGGTCTGAATCAATAATCCTTTTCCAAAAGAGCGGGAGGCAGATGTAAATGTGGAGCAGATGGCATTAGTGTTCGCTTAATTTGGACAGCATATTAAATGAAAAGAGGGTCGTTTTTTGTAATGAAGTAAAAATGCTCATAATTGAATCAAAAATGAAGGTATTTTAACTGATTAAGACCTATTTTGGACAGCAGTGAAGTGTCAAACTCAGGAGTTAGGTTTTCATCAGAAGCTAATGCCCAGTTCATCGAGTGGAGTCGATAGGCGGGACGTCAGGGTTAGGTATAGTTCATTGAGCTGGAGCTTAAACGCAAAAAGCAACAGTTCTTTTTTTGGTACTAACACCCGGGGTTGCGCCATAAAGCTGCTACCCCGGGCGGTTATAGCACTCCTTTGAGTGTCAATGGTTACGGCAGATTCTGTGTTTCGTTTCAGAATCACTTATTTGACATACTTACTTCATTTTCAACAGAAAGTTTAGCAGCGATTTCTGCTACATGCTTTCCCTGAAAACGTGCTGCGGCAAGTTCTGTTTCGCTGGGCATTCTCTCCCCGGATCCGCCGGTAATTGTGCCTGCGCCATAGGGTGAAGATCCCGATAGTTCACCGATACTCATCTGCTGTGAAAAAGTGTAGGGCAGCCCAACATAGATCATACCCAGATGAAGCAGGGTTGGTATGAAGGTGAGGATTGTAGACTCCTGACCACCATGTTGGGTAGCAGTGCTGGTGAAAACACTGGCAACTTTCCCTACCATTTTGTTTTCTGCCCAAAGTTGCCCTGTACTGTCCAGAAAGGAGCGCATTTGTGAGCACATATTTCCATACCTGGTAGGGGTACCGAACAAGATCGCGTCATAGTCGGCTAACTCCGTTGGCTTAACTACAGGGTCTTGTCTGAAATGTTTCCGCGCTTCAAATGCTCCAAGTTTCTCCAAGAGCTCTTCAGGCAATGTTTCGGGTACCCGTTTTAAGTCAACTGTTGAATCGGGTACACTTTGTGCTCCCTGAGCAGCAGCTTGGGCCATCTTGAAGATGTGACCGTACATTGTGTAGTATGCTATTAGAATTTTCATAAGGCTCCTTCTTAAAACCGTCTTCAACTTACATCTCACGCTCTTTTCAGTGCAATGCCTGTGCCATAAAACTGTTTTGTTCCACAGGCCCTTTGGGGGTATCTTTTCTCCGCAGAGGAAAGTATAAAAAGTGTATTACTGAACACATCTGTTTAATGAACACGACAGGCAACCACAGTCACTGCTTAAGCCTAAAATCATTATATTCTTGCATTTAGGGCGTAAATATGGTACTAATCTTAAAGGAAATAATGTTTTTGCACTATATATGACAGGTAGGGGCAGTCTTGAAAGCTTCAATAAACGGATTAAATCGCTATGCGCTTCAATTTGCAGGCAAATTATGCGGCACCATTGAGGACATGACCGGTGTTCATTTCAAGGTAAAGAAAAGCACTTTAAAGGAAGCAGCCTTTTGTACCGGGAAAAATATGGTGGTGTTCATTCCGTTTGCTGGTACGATTCAGGGTAATTGTATAGTAGCATTGGATGAGAAGGTAGCGTTAAGACTTATCGGTTCAGCTGAAGATCCTGAGCAGAAGCCATGGGAGGTGCGCTCTGAGATAGCTGATGCGGTTAAAGAGATACTGAATATAGCGTTGGGTCAGTTGATGGTGCAGCTTGAAATCGACTTCGGGGTGCTTAGTTACTCATCAGCCATTGTTGCTTTCGGGGAAGTTGTGTTTCCCAAAGTAGCTTCAAGTTCGTTACTCATAGAAGGTGACCCGGGAGATATAGAGTGTGGTTTTTC
This portion of the Chitinispirillales bacterium ANBcel5 genome encodes:
- a CDS encoding DUF2254 domain-containing protein, translating into MALKTKFVHIFRHRSAQLWLAPVFSVFLAALLAALIIWIDVYADWGEEPPFPVFVGQADTARDLLSVIAASVTTLLALIFTIITVAIQLASSQYSPRTLKTLLTDRPSHFTIGIFVGTFTYTLIVLLSLRAVSITPQDTTVVAGLSMTGAFVLAVLSLGTFAIYSNHILHSVRITSLISRVATITRDHINRYYPHEYNYTESAEKTTKWRPPVTPVKTVHSPAPGVFTDLKEDRLLELASDADCTLVIVPPLGAYVPGGAPIIRVYGEGDLPENLQQHITLETERSFSRDISYGIRQLVDIAIRALSTGINDPSTAVDAIDHLHDLLRIIARRELPGDEYVDSEGKVRLIVRTIAWEDTVRLALDEIRLYGKTSLHVVRRLQAMLDDLIEVCPQPRLSALIRQRDLLNSSIAQELKSD
- the wrbA gene encoding NAD(P)H:quinone oxidoreductase — its product is MKILIAYYTMYGHIFKMAQAAAQGAQSVPDSTVDLKRVPETLPEELLEKLGAFEARKHFRQDPVVKPTELADYDAILFGTPTRYGNMCSQMRSFLDSTGQLWAENKMVGKVASVFTSTATQHGGQESTILTFIPTLLHLGMIYVGLPYTFSQQMSIGELSGSSPYGAGTITGGSGERMPSETELAAARFQGKHVAEIAAKLSVENEVSMSNK